The window TAGGATTTATAGCAACTCGAACAACTCTTTACTATACAAATAATTATGGACGAACGTTCAGCCAATCCTTGATTAACGTACCTGATGACTACTCAACAGAAGGGTTAGATATTTTCCAATCCCCTTACGAAGTAACAGCAACCAGCACCAGCACTCTTGAAGCTAAATTCAACTTAGTGAAAACCAAAAATATTGATATAGGAAAGATGTTTGCGTGTCTCTTTAGATCTGTTGATGGCGGCGAAACTTGGACATTTGTACAACCTATATCTCAAATTGAACATACAAATTAATACCAAACCTTCTAAATTATCCTTCATAATTTAGAAGGTTTTTTTCGAGTATGTATTTTCTTCTTTTTTATGATAAGATAAGAACACGCTACGAGGAGGAATATACATGGTTCGTCGTTTGAAAAAAATAAAAAATGTTGCTACGGGATTACGCTTCTAAGCCCAAAATACACTAAACTTAGAAGCGAGGACATTTATTTTATGAAGCATTTTAACAATTGGTCTGAAACCAAATATTTGAAAGACATCGTCACTAATCCACTTATTGAAGTTGGAGAATTCTCTTATTACTCTGGCTATTACGATAATCAAGATTTTGAAGACGGCTGTGTTCGTTATCTATGGGGCGACAAAAAAACCAAAGATTTATTTAATCCAATAAAAGATTTTAGCTGGGAAATGGATAAACTGATTATTGGTAATTATGTCTGCATTGCCAGTGGGGCAACGATATTAATGGGTGGCAATCACAATCATCACCCTGATTGGATTACGGTCTATCCTTTCGCAAATCATATTCAACAGTCCTATCTACCAAAGGGCAACACCGTTATTAAAAGTGATGCATGGATCGGAATGAATGCTATGATTATGCCTGGAATCACAATTGGTGAAGGGGCAATTATTGCTGCTGGATCGGTTGTGACAAAAAACGTTCCACCCTATACAATAGTAGGAGGAAATCCAGCGACTTCCATCAAAAAAAGATTTTCTAAAAAAGAAATTGAGTTATTATTAGAAATACGTTGGTTTGATTGGACCCTTCAGCAAATTACACAAGCTGAATCTATCTTAATGAGTGGCTCAATTGCAAAACTATATAACTACTATCAAGAAAATATAAACGGCTAAAAAAATAAAACGATGCTAGAATATTCAGATAATCTGACATTCTAGCATCGTTTATTTATATTACAAGGCTGTTCCTGACGAATCGGTCAATGTCACTTGACCCGCTGGTGTTACGCGATAAAATCCAACAGTCCCAGATCCACCTTGATTTTTAATTGATTGACTTGTGATCGAGAATAAATAATCACTCTCAACCATTTGAGAAAATTTAATGATAAACTCGTTTTCATCTTTATACGTAGGCTCAGCTTCTCTTATTCTTACAATAGCTTCGTCTTGATTAGTAATTGTTCCACTCGCCTCACTGCTTGATGAAGATGAAGGCGCTACACTACTTGCTACACTGCTTGATGAAGATGAAGACGCTACACTACTTGAATCTTGACTAACTTCAGATGATTGCACGCTAGCTTCAGAATTTTTACTAGATGATTCATTACTACTATTGCTAGAAGAAACTGAAGATGAACTCGATGAATTATTGCTATTGCTTGTATCAGAATTGCTAGCTCCATTTGAACAACCCACTAAAAGTCCTGCCGATGCTAAAATAACTAAAAATGTCCATTTTTTCATTAATTACTCCTCCTTTTTATAAGCTAATTATACCCCTCATTCATGTAGCTAAACAAGGCTCTAATACAATATTTAAAGAAACTTAAAAAATTCCATCATTTTATCAAACTTCTTTACCAATTTCGGCATACTTTCTTCATATTTTCTGGCTATACTTAACTCATACCAAAACAACAACCAAACTAACTTTTTTTATTTCATTTTCTTCATTACAACTCCTCCAAAGTTTAATGAAGGTCATAATTTTAAAGGATACTTTAGAACTATGGCAACTCCTTTTACCACCTGACTCTCCATCAGGTGGTTTTTTTGATTTTAATTAAAATTATCATGTACTCTTACTTCATAATCTTCCGTAAAATCAATGACAAAGTAAACCATAAAACGACACTAATCACAATCGTAATCAACCATCCCATGACATTGTGCTCTAACGGCAAAGGCATATTCATTCCAAAAAATCCGGTAATAATAGTTGGAACTGTCAGTAAAATAGATAACACCGTCAATATTTTCATGGTATCATTCAAGTTATTATTTAACACATTGTTATACGTCCCTGAAATCTGCTGCAGAATTTGAGAAGTTAATTGAGTCATTTCTACTAATTGTTTCGCTTCAATTGAAGCATCTTCAAGTTGTTCTTTTTCTGAGTCGTCTAGCTTCTTGTAAATCGCATGGGTTCTCACTTGCTCTAACAGCACGACATTTTGCTTAGATGCTGAAACTAAATAAACAATCCCGATCTCTAAATCCGATAGTTCTAGCAAATTTTGCTTAGTTGTTTTTTCTTTTAATTTATCATTAATTTTCTTGCGATCCTTATCCATCTCTTCCACTAAGGGAAAATAAGAATCGGAAATCATAAATAAACTGCTGAATAGAAATTTAAAAGTTGAAATAGTTGGATATTTGCTTAGATATTGCTTCATCATTTTGGCAACATAGGCATTTTTGTCATTACTCACAGTTATCAAGACATGATCCTTCACTAAAAAAGTCATTGGAATAGTTTCATAGTGATTCTCAATTTTTTCTTGATTTGGAACATTATAAATCAGCACAAATGTATTAGACGACTCATCATAATCAATATGGGCTCTTTCATTTTTATCTAAAGAATATGCTAAAACTTCACTATCAATACCATATCCTTCATATAGTTTAGATAATTCTTCGCTATTTGTCGTATTGATATCAATCCATTCACACTTATTTTCATTAAAAGTTGTTTTATTAATCATCCGCTCAGCTCCTGTTATTTATGAATTTTTTAGGCAAATAAAAAAACGATTTATGCTACAATTTTATCTACTATTAAGTAACCGCCAGTTTTATTGTATTCTTTAATCTATCATAATTCAACAAAAGACCAAGCACATCAAAAAACCGGAGACATCTGCCTCCGGCTAAAATTTATTTTTCTATTGGGAATCTCTTTCTTTTCCCAAACCAAGCAAACGATAAAAGAACACTTATTACGCCAACTAACCCTACATAATAGTTAACTTGTTCCCCCGTTTTAGGAAACTCCTCTTTTTCGTCAAATTTACTATTATCTGGTTTAGTTATATTTTCTTTTAGTATTTCTGTTTTTGGAATCTCTACTTTCGGTGTTTCTACTTCTGGTTTCTCACCAGGATCAGGAGTACTCGGATCTGGATCCACTGGTCGAATCTCTCTTTCAATGACCGTAATTGTGGCTACACTTGTTAACTGCTTACTATTTACTTGCAGAATTCGTGAAAATAATAATTTAGAATTAGCAATTATTTCAACTGTATAAGCTACTTTGTGTTCCCCTTTTTCTTGTGTATCTACCGTACCTTCAATAATCACTTGGTCAAAAGGAATTATCTGACCATCTCGGTCAGTTGCGGAGATAAAGTTATCCTTCGAGACCCATTTATCTCCAACAAATAATGTTGAATCTTTAACCACAACCGTTGATAAATCAGCCTTTACAGTGATTTTCGCAATCTGTGTTTGACTTCCATAACTATACGTCACATCATATATTCCAGCGGTAGTCGTGTCCACTGTTCCCAAAACTGTCACGTCAGCTACTGGAATGGATTTCCCATCCTTATCTGTGGCAGAAAGGAAATTATCCCCCGATTTCCATGAGTCTCCGACATAAATTGTTGAATCTTTCACTGCCAGCGTTTCTTGATTATCGACTACATGCACGATGGCTTTGGCTTCTTTACTTTGATTTTTGTACGTAATCTCATAATCGCCAACTTTAGATGTATTCACATTGCCTGAAACAACTAGTTGATCAAAGTTAACCATGTTTCCGTCTTTATCTGTCGCACTAACGAAATTATCTACGGCATTCCACGTAGTTCCGACATAGATTGTCGAATCTTTCGCTTCCACACTTGTTTGGTCAACAAGAGGCGTTAGCGGCACTTCGATTAGGTTGTTGCCTTTTGCTAACTTAATTACTTTTCCTGCAAGATATTCAGCATCAACTGAGTAATCTGCTGGCACTTTTGTCACGCGCAACGTATACTCACCCGTTAAAATCGAGTCAAAATTGTAGCTACCTGTGCTGTCCGTTACAAATTCATTTTTAGTATTAATGACATTATCTATCAATTCAAAATGAACACCAGAAACATTGATTGCTTTATCATTTTCTTGATACGTACGGAATTTCGCTTGTGCCATATAGACAATCCCTTCCGCATCTCCTTCAGAAAATTTCAAAACGGTTGCGGATGTTGTAGCTAATTTGCGACTACTTTCCATCTGATCTAATGATTCTGAACTAATTGTTGTTTCTGTATAGATTTGTCCCGCATTCGCTGATAGTGTATTATAAGCAATTTTTACATTTTTAGTTAATGTGTAATCTTTAAAATTAATTTTTATTCCTGTTGATGTTTTTTCAACAGTGTACGCTTCTCTGGGTACACCTTCAATCATGATAGAATTTAAATCCACTTGTGCATTAGTTGTTCCTTTTAATACAATTTCAAATGTAGGATTTTTAACTTTATATGTTTGATCGTCAATATTTTTTGTTGTTATGCTGTTCTGCGTAATATTTTTAATGGTTTGATTATCACTTTGTCCAACAGTTAAGATATCCAAACCCTCACTAGTAACCGTAGCTGATATTGATAATATTTGATTGCTATATAGTGGTTCTGCTGCCGTTCCTGTTATATATACGGGTGTACTACTATCAATCCAACCATTGGCACGTTTATATTCAATAATATAACGTTTGGATGTTTTACCAAAATCAAATTTATAGCTATTTTTCGCTTCATCAATCGTTATATTAGGATAATCTTTACTACCTGGATTAATCGGGTTTGAAAAATAAACACCACCACGATTCCAATATTGCGGATAAACATTTTCCACCATATCGTTGGAAATATCATAAATAGTAAACGCCACTTCTGCATTTGTCGGAACTTTTGTATTCACAATTAATGAATCAAAACTATCATTTCGAGCATTTACTAAAAATTGATTTTTACTTCCTTGAAATGTTCGCTCTGATCCTTGTTTACTACCTGTCCGAACTGAAGTATCTACTGTATCCTGACCATCTGCGCTCATCGTCACAGGTATGGTATCAATTGGAATAAAAACATCTTTGCCTAAACTATCTGGCACATAATTAAACCCTAGCGGAATATTGATTTTAAATTTAATTGGCGTTGTAAATTTGATGATTGAACCATCCGATGTTTCTGTTATAGTATAATCTTTGTCTATTTGATAATAAACAACACTTTTAGCAGGTCGTAATGACAGATATTTTGGATGTTTTACTTTAACTTCCAAATTCTCAATCGGATTAGTCGAACTTCCATCAACATGAATAGTCGTACGTCCCGTATATGCTCCATTTTGATCATAGTTTCCCCAAGCAGTTTCTACATTATTAGGATTTATAATCGAAATTGGTTCAACATATTGATCCGCAAGCAAAACAAACTCTTTATCTGGTCCAATAACTGGTGTCGATAAAGCTAGAGTTACATCTTTTTTCGCAAAAGGTATTTTTAATCCGTTTACACTAATACGTAACACGCTATCCTTCGTTGCGGTTAAAACTAATTTAGTTCCTTCATGACTAATATCAAAATAGTCTGTAATTGGCACACTACTAGATTCATTCCAAGCAGAAAATGTATAATCTTCTATCTCTTGACCATTCTGACTTTCAATGATAATTTTTTGTCCAATCGTTGTTTTTGCTGGATTGCCATAAATACCTACAGAATAGTCTCGATTACTTTGAAATCCTCCATTATAGAAAGAATTGGTAAATCTTTCCATAAGCACTTTTTGATTCAAACTCGTCTTGGCGCTAAATTCAAGGCCACCGTATTTCCCCGTAGTTCGCATCAAATTTAATGAACCAAGTTTAGTTGTTGGATAGTTCTGTGCTAAATAATATTCATAATTGGAGACACTTTCTACATAAAGATCACGAATGATTGAAAGAACATAGGCTTTTTGTGGGTTCATCGCCGCAACTATAAACGTTGTTTTAGCAACAGTATCTTCCCCAATTGTATAGTCTACACCTTTTACTAATTCTTGCTTTGTTTCAGTAAGAAGATTTCCTTTGATATCCACATCATACACATTCATTACGAGCTTTCTGTCATTTTTCCCAAGTTGAGTTCCCGGAAAATCTGCAGTTAACAGCTCTAGAGATTGATTGCCTGACAATGTACGATCTAAATTGTAGGCCACATCTCCTTCTATTCCATAGTTGTTGCGAGATTCTGTATAGCTAATTGGTTCTATGTTTTCATACAAATCAAATTTATAGGTATTTTTTGTTTGACCAGGTGTTTCAATTGTTACTAAAGGCATCTTTTCAGTGTACAAATAGCTTCTCAAATCTAATTTAAATTGAGCTTCTTTAATTCTTTGATTAAATCGAATAGTCAATGTCTTACTAGCTGCAACGACTGACCACTCTGCATCCACTCCACTTACAACTCCACTAATATCCGAATAACCTAAATAATCTGGTAAATTCATTGTATAAGTAGAACCTGGCGTGTACTCCTTATCTTCAATATTGAAATTCAAAGTCGCGACTACTGCAGTTCCATTTAGCACTCTATTCACAGACAGCTGATCATATTCTGTTCCATTTATATCTGCAATTGTCATACTCGATAGAATCTCGTCCGTTATATTAATTTGTGAACTTGAATCGGTAGCCTTTTGAATTACTGGTAAATTCAACTCAGAACTAGGTTGAATAGAATCAGGTTCTTCTTTTTCTTTACTTGAATCTTGAACTTCGTTTGGTATTTCACGTTCTACTATAGGTTTTTCGCTACTTTCTTCTTCACTCCCAGAATTGCCTAATAGATCTTCTCCATTCACTAGTTCACTCTCACTACTAGCCGTTACATCTCCATTATTCTCATTTGGAGCAACAGCGATAGCGCTAACAGTTGAACCAAATACTTGCATAATAAATACCCCAAGTACTAACAAGCTTATTCTTTTCTTTTTCATTCCAAATTATTCCTCCCCATCTTCCCCATATTTTTTATTTCTGTTCTTACATTATTTGTCCGTTTTATCTAACGATCCATTTTATATAAATAACAATAAAATAAATATTAAATAAACGAATAACTTTAACAAAGTTTACCATTCAACTTACAAAAGTCAAACTCATCTTTACAAAAAATAACGTAGTTATCAATAAAAAATAACCATGTATACATTTTCCTTATAAATTAAAATAAATTTATTTTATCATCGAATTCTAATGAATTTTCCTAACAAAATATTTTTTCCATTAATAATAAACAAACCTTATAATAGGAAAGAAAATTTTAAACTATGACCATAATTCATGAATTTCTTTGATTTACAGCTTTTTATTTTATTACTAAATAAAACACTTTTTACGCTTTTATTTTTATTTAGAATTCTTTTAAATATTTTTTTTTAATTTTTTTACATAACAAATTAAAATAAAAGGAATTTAAGATGGCAAATCAATAATTACATAATGAAAAGCAACTCATTTAAAGAGAAAAACCCTATGAAATCAACATTCTAAAAATGTGTTTCATAGGGTTTTTACTATTTAGACTGACTCATCTTAAAAAAACTATCAAAAGCGCTATAAATTATTCTGTTTTTCTAAACATCTATATTTATAACTCAACAAATAAAAGCTCCTCTTTAGACCCTTTTTTTAATTGACGTTATTTTCTATCAAAAATAGATTGCTAGTTAGCCTCTTGGTTTACGTTGAATCCGTTGTTGAGATCGAACTTCTTTGTGTTGTAATCGTTCCTCTTGCTGATGCAAACGGTCTTTTTGTTTCTCTAATTGTTCAATCTTTTGCTCTAAATTAGCTTTATCAGATTCATTGCTAGTCACTAATTGTTGCTTACATTCTGCAATTTCTTGATCAATTCGTCCTTGCCACTCACTTGTGATTTGCTTCCAACGATCAGGGTTCCTGTCATCTCCGTCACGTAAAGAATCCCGTAATAAATAAGAATAGCGTTTCATTGTATTTCCCCACAGATGATCCCGTTCTTGAAAGTATTGGGTCTGTTGTTCATTATCCAACGTATCCACAAAATTATCTTCTTCACGGTCTACAATGTTTTGCAAAAAGGCCATAATCGGTAAAATTAAATAGATAATCAATGCTACTTGACTGAAGAAAAATCCAAAGATCAGCAGCAAAATTCTGAATCCAATACTAAACATATCTTGTCGATTTAATTCATCAATCCGTCTTTTTTGTAACTTAAGGTCTGGAATCGTCTGCTTTGTCAATACAACAATTAAACGACGCATAATCAACGTCACAATCAATGTTAAAATCCCATAAATAAGAACCGTTTGTTGTGTAGTATCTTCAATTAATAAACGAGTTGCTGAGGGTACTAATGATAAAAAAAATAACAATAACATATAACTTACTAAACTTTTATTTTTTACTTGCTCAATCTGATTAAAAGCATACGCTGTCTGAAACCAAAGATTGGCTACAAAACAGAAACTAATAAAATAGATTCCCACCGCACTAAATATAGAAGGTACATTCACCGTACCATCTGTCGCATATTGAATTGGCAACTCTAACACCATAATTGTCAGGATAATTGCAATAATTGCATCTCCAAAAATAACTACTCGTTCCTTCGTAACGTCCACTCCTTCTATTATGGACTTATTATATCATGCTTCTGTATTTCATTATGTTCATTCAAGACAGTAATCAAATCTAACTCTCAAAACAATTAAGCCCTACTTCTTCCTTGTTTTATTTGATCTAACGTAAAAATGAACATTGGTAAATAATTAAAAAAGAAACTGATGCGTTGGAAAAAACCAATTTGATTCCAAGGTGAATAACCGTTAATTATTGGGATTCGAGCCACACCATAAATAAGAGCGAATACAAAACTGATTATTGTTAAAATAAAATACAGCCGAGCGTAACTAGCTCGTCCTTGCTTTCGGTAAAGAAAAAACACGAAGCATGGAAAAAGTAAAAAGCCCGTATAACCTAAAGCTGATCCAATATTATGAACCCATGTCGAAAAATTCCATGTCGCTTCTTCCGTGTTAATACTAAACAACCCCGTAAATAGACAATCGCCAATCCCGTAAAATCCAACCGCTAGTGTTACGAATATTGCTAGCTTAAGGGAAACAATTTTAATTGTTTGATACAACGCAGGCAATGCTAAAACAAAGAATAAACCTGACACCGTCGACCAAATGAGAAATGCCATACGAACAGGACTATCCACATCACCAAACACACTGATTACCATTTTCATTTGATTCATTTTCGGGAAAAACACACCGAGAACATACGGTGTCAAAAAATCACTGACAATACCTAACATAAAAAAATAAAAACCATATTTTTTCAGAAAACTCATTTTTTATCCTCCTAAATTAATCTTTATCCTAGACCCTAAACACCTTATAATCGGATAAAACCCTCTCTTCCCGACTATATTAAAATCAAGAATTTTCCTGTTCTTTCTTTGCGCCTAATCGAAATCGATTCTTTAAATTCTGGTAAGTTAAAAATTGTTGCCGAGCACGCTTGATATGTTTATATCGCTTCGGTTGCTTTTTATAAAACTCTTGATGATAATTTTCTGCTGGCCAAAAAATACTGGCTTCTTTAATTTCTGTTACAATCGGTTGCTTATACCTTCCAGAATCAATAAGTTTTTGTCTTGAATGCTCCGCAATTTTCCTTTGTTGCAAATTTTGCACAAAAATAATTGGGCTATACTGAGTACCTCGATCTTGAAATTGACCAAGTGCATCAGTTGGGTCTGTAATTTGCCAGTAGAGCTCTACTAATTCTTCATAGCTCACAATTCGTGTATCAAAAATAATTTCTACCGCTTCAACATGTCCCGTATACCCTCCACTCACTTGATCATAGCTAGGATTATCCATTTGCCCTCCTGTATATCCCGACAGAACAGAGGTGATGCCAGACTTCGTTTCAAAAGGTTCCACCATACACCAAAAACAGCCTCCAGCAAATAAACCACGCTCTTGATAATCAATATCCTCAATAACATGCCTAGACTTATCAAACTGGATTGCGCTTTCAGAATTATCTGTGATTTTCAAATAAAAATCAGCTACATCTGGCGTTAAATTATTTCTCAATGCCAATGGGCGTAATCTTGCTTCAAGCTTTTCAATTTGTTCCATAAAACGGGCTTCACTTTCTATAGCGTCTTTCGTTTCTATTAATAACAATCTTTCCCATTCACGAGTGCCTGAATTTAGAATAAGATTATAGATAGTGCCTATGATTTCTTCCTGTGCTAGCTTCATTTCGCTCACTCCCTTAGGATAATTCAAACTAATCATCACCCGAAATACACTTAAAATTTAACACACTTTTAAGGATTAATCTAATCACAGATTTGATAAAATAAAAACCAATAAAATAAGCTACCGATTTCCTGAGAAATCCAGAAAAATAAGTAGCTGTAAAACTATTTTCACTTAAAAAAACCGCATTAATGAAGTTCTGTTCTCCGTTCAATTTCCTCTTTTACTTGTTGAGAAATTCCTTCATCTGTTAAGATAATCAGAACATCTCCTACATGCATCACTGTATCTCCATGAGTTAAAAGCTCTGACTCACCTCGTCGGATGGATGTCAACAGCATGTCTTTCGGCCAAGTAAAATCACGTACCATCGTATCATCCAAAGAACTTTCCGCCATAATTGGAAATTCAATAATTGTTTTTTGACCACTAATATTGCTTTCATTTGGTGCAACCAGACGTTCTAATAACGTCTCATAAATCGGTTTTCCACCAAGACTATCTACGACAACATAACTAACCAATGCTACCACACCCAGAGACATCAAATGAGAGAAATTCCCCACCATCTCCGTCACTAAAATAATCGCAGTCAACGGCGCTTTCCCAATAGCCGTAAAGTAACCCGCCATCGCAAAAATCAAGAAATTCTTCACAAATATAGGATCCATGCCAATCGTATTCACCAAAACTACTCCAAAAAAGGTACCAATCACCGCTCCTAAAGTCAAAATCGGCAAGAAAATCCCGCCTGGCATATTAGAACCATAGGACACCATCGAGAAAATAAATCGTAATACAAATAACCCCACTAAAAACCAGAGTGTTGGTGATTGACGTCCTAACTCTAAGACAATCTGATTGCCTCCTCCTAGTAAATGCGGGAAAAAGAAACCAACTGGAATAACTAAAATAAAAGGAATAATTCCATAAAAACTAGGCGACAAGCCTTTGATTTTACCATATATCTGTGGCAGTGCTAATAATACTTTTTGATAAAGTAATCCCAAGACACCTAAAAGAATTCCTAATAAAACCAACGTCCAATAATACTGCAATGGCAAAGCTGTGATTTCACCGATATATAACACCGGTCGAAGACCAAAAAAGTATAATGAGATAAAGTTAGCCGTAATTGCCGCTGAAAAAGAAGTCAGCCAAACCAGAGGTGAAAAAGAATGATGAATTTCTTCTAATACGAATAATAATCCAGCAATCGGTGCATTAAATGCCGCCGCAAGACCTGCACTAGCACCACTAGATATTAGAATCTTCTCTTCTGACTTAGTACTTTTCAAAAACGTACTATACCCTTGCGCTACAACAGCTCCCAGTTGAATTGATGGACCTTCTCGCCCAAGAAATAAGCCTGAACTAATGGCTAATACTCCACCTAGAAACTTTTTCCATAACACCGAAAGCCAATTCATTTTAATCTGTCCACGCAACTGTCCCTCCACTTGAGGAATTCCGCTCCCTTTAATATTTGGATCGCTTCTCATTAAAAAACCAATAATAATTGCTGTTACAATCGAAACGAATACCCAAGGAATCAGCCACATAGGATGCTGCTGAAAATATAAATACAGTCCGACAACTCGTTCACTAATGTATTCAATCGCTAACCTAAACAGACTCACCAAAAGTCCAACTAAAATCCCCACTACAATTCCTTTCAAAATAAATTTAATCCGCGTCCCATCTAACCGTTTAATCTCATGTGTTTCTTTCTCCAAAATAAATCGCTCCTTCATTGCTATCTATAAATGTACAGCGGATGAAGGAAATTTACAAGGTAAGAATGTGATAAGAGGGAGGTTTTGGCATAGAGGCGCAACGAAAACGATTACATCCAATACCAACTTGATTTTATGACTGTTAGTGACTTAACCTGTTCTGCTAAATACTTAATTCATTTGAAAAAAGAAGAATTTCACCAATATATTGAGCTACAAGAAAGATAACAATTACAGCTATAACACAAGTTACCGTGACTTTTAATAAATCTAAAGAACTGTTAATTTTAACAAAATCTTTCATGTATATTCTCCTCCTGTATAGTAATTTCCAATGCGTTAAATTTGATTCTAGCTCAATATGTTTATTTCCTCAGTTTCTGATAAAAAATTGAAGAGATGAGAAATTAAACTTCCTCACCTACCCCATGATTTTAGTCAATTGATTCTTCACCAACACGATTTGACAAAGAGCCATTTTTGATGAATAAAAAGAACCAATCCTAAAACGATCTCAGTATTGATTCATAAGGATAATATATATTTGTGATTGTTCTTGTTTCATGAATAGACAATCTAAAAATTTTTATGATTTAAATAATGTCATAAAAATTTTATTAGCCAAGTAATTTTTCTTTCTCGATTTTTAAAAATTCATTGAACTTTTTCAACATATCATTTTCATTTGACGGGCTATCTTGAGGCATATAATTTATGAAAGGGATCATATCTTCTGGGTAGTTATGATTATCATGAAATTGAGCTATTCCATTTAGTAGCTCTTGGTTATCTTTACTTTCATTCTTTAAATTAGCCAGATAGACATATCTCAATTTTTCATTTTCAAATGACCATTCGAATTTGGTCTCATCAATTTCAGGGAGATAATTTATTTTAATATTCGACATAACTTCTGGTAATTTATCTTTAGATATACCCCATGCCATCTCATTAATAAAGTCACTATCCTCTCCTTTTTCCATAAGTTCAATTGCATAGTCTGTTAATACAGTCTCATCAAAGTAACCTTCTTCTATACCTACATATATTGTAGACCAATTATAACAAATATTTGTTGGTTTTACATTTTTTAATTTCATTCATACCTCTTATTTATTGTTTTTCATTAGCCAATCAAAAGCTTCTTTACTTTCTAAAAT is drawn from Carnobacterium gallinarum DSM 4847 and contains these coding sequences:
- a CDS encoding CatB-related O-acetyltransferase — its product is MKHFNNWSETKYLKDIVTNPLIEVGEFSYYSGYYDNQDFEDGCVRYLWGDKKTKDLFNPIKDFSWEMDKLIIGNYVCIASGATILMGGNHNHHPDWITVYPFANHIQQSYLPKGNTVIKSDAWIGMNAMIMPGITIGEGAIIAAGSVVTKNVPPYTIVGGNPATSIKKRFSKKEIELLLEIRWFDWTLQQITQAESILMSGSIAKLYNYYQENING
- a CDS encoding magnesium transporter CorA family protein, producing the protein MINKTTFNENKCEWIDINTTNSEELSKLYEGYGIDSEVLAYSLDKNERAHIDYDESSNTFVLIYNVPNQEKIENHYETIPMTFLVKDHVLITVSNDKNAYVAKMMKQYLSKYPTISTFKFLFSSLFMISDSYFPLVEEMDKDRKKINDKLKEKTTKQNLLELSDLEIGIVYLVSASKQNVVLLEQVRTHAIYKKLDDSEKEQLEDASIEAKQLVEMTQLTSQILQQISGTYNNVLNNNLNDTMKILTVLSILLTVPTIITGFFGMNMPLPLEHNVMGWLITIVISVVLWFTLSLILRKIMK
- a CDS encoding bacterial Ig-like domain-containing protein translates to MKKKRISLLVLGVFIMQVFGSTVSAIAVAPNENNGDVTASSESELVNGEDLLGNSGSEEESSEKPIVEREIPNEVQDSSKEKEEPDSIQPSSELNLPVIQKATDSSSQINITDEILSSMTIADINGTEYDQLSVNRVLNGTAVVATLNFNIEDKEYTPGSTYTMNLPDYLGYSDISGVVSGVDAEWSVVAASKTLTIRFNQRIKEAQFKLDLRSYLYTEKMPLVTIETPGQTKNTYKFDLYENIEPISYTESRNNYGIEGDVAYNLDRTLSGNQSLELLTADFPGTQLGKNDRKLVMNVYDVDIKGNLLTETKQELVKGVDYTIGEDTVAKTTFIVAAMNPQKAYVLSIIRDLYVESVSNYEYYLAQNYPTTKLGSLNLMRTTGKYGGLEFSAKTSLNQKVLMERFTNSFYNGGFQSNRDYSVGIYGNPAKTTIGQKIIIESQNGQEIEDYTFSAWNESSSVPITDYFDISHEGTKLVLTATKDSVLRISVNGLKIPFAKKDVTLALSTPVIGPDKEFVLLADQYVEPISIINPNNVETAWGNYDQNGAYTGRTTIHVDGSSTNPIENLEVKVKHPKYLSLRPAKSVVYYQIDKDYTITETSDGSIIKFTTPIKFKINIPLGFNYVPDSLGKDVFIPIDTIPVTMSADGQDTVDTSVRTGSKQGSERTFQGSKNQFLVNARNDSFDSLIVNTKVPTNAEVAFTIYDISNDMVENVYPQYWNRGGVYFSNPINPGSKDYPNITIDEAKNSYKFDFGKTSKRYIIEYKRANGWIDSSTPVYITGTAAEPLYSNQILSISATVTSEGLDILTVGQSDNQTIKNITQNSITTKNIDDQTYKVKNPTFEIVLKGTTNAQVDLNSIMIEGVPREAYTVEKTSTGIKINFKDYTLTKNVKIAYNTLSANAGQIYTETTISSESLDQMESSRKLATTSATVLKFSEGDAEGIVYMAQAKFRTYQENDKAINVSGVHFELIDNVINTKNEFVTDSTGSYNFDSILTGEYTLRVTKVPADYSVDAEYLAGKVIKLAKGNNLIEVPLTPLVDQTSVEAKDSTIYVGTTWNAVDNFVSATDKDGNMVNFDQLVVSGNVNTSKVGDYEITYKNQSKEAKAIVHVVDNQETLAVKDSTIYVGDSWKSGDNFLSATDKDGKSIPVADVTVLGTVDTTTAGIYDVTYSYGSQTQIAKITVKADLSTVVVKDSTLFVGDKWVSKDNFISATDRDGQIIPFDQVIIEGTVDTQEKGEHKVAYTVEIIANSKLLFSRILQVNSKQLTSVATITVIEREIRPVDPDPSTPDPGEKPEVETPKVEIPKTEILKENITKPDNSKFDEKEEFPKTGEQVNYYVGLVGVISVLLSFAWFGKRKRFPIEK
- a CDS encoding TMEM175 family protein — translated: MDVTKERVVIFGDAIIAIILTIMVLELPIQYATDGTVNVPSIFSAVGIYFISFCFVANLWFQTAYAFNQIEQVKNKSLVSYMLLLFFLSLVPSATRLLIEDTTQQTVLIYGILTLIVTLIMRRLIVVLTKQTIPDLKLQKRRIDELNRQDMFSIGFRILLLIFGFFFSQVALIIYLILPIMAFLQNIVDREEDNFVDTLDNEQQTQYFQERDHLWGNTMKRYSYLLRDSLRDGDDRNPDRWKQITSEWQGRIDQEIAECKQQLVTSNESDKANLEQKIEQLEKQKDRLHQQEERLQHKEVRSQQRIQRKPRG
- a CDS encoding DUF998 domain-containing protein — translated: MSFLKKYGFYFFMLGIVSDFLTPYVLGVFFPKMNQMKMVISVFGDVDSPVRMAFLIWSTVSGLFFVLALPALYQTIKIVSLKLAIFVTLAVGFYGIGDCLFTGLFSINTEEATWNFSTWVHNIGSALGYTGFLLFPCFVFFLYRKQGRASYARLYFILTIISFVFALIYGVARIPIINGYSPWNQIGFFQRISFFFNYLPMFIFTLDQIKQGRSRA